In Roseomonas fluvialis, one genomic interval encodes:
- a CDS encoding conjugal transfer protein TraG yields MTATKILWGQVLVVMLIVLAAVWGATQWVAWRLGYQAQLGQPMDVWAGVPVYPPPAFFLWWYWYDAYAPRVFYEGAIISAAGGFAAIGVAIGMSVWRAREARDVTTYGSARWATEREVREAGLLAPDGVVLGWFAQCYLRHDGPEHVLCFAPTRSGKGVGLVVPTLLTWPGSAIVHDIKGENWQLTAGWRARFGRVLLFDPTNPASAAYNPLLEVRRGDSEVRDVQNIADILVDPEGALERRNHWEKTSHSLLVGAILHVLYAEDDKTLAGVAGFLSDPRRPIERTLAAMMTTPHLGDRPHPVVASAARELLNKSDNERSGVLSTAMSFLGLYRDPVVAQVTRRCDWRIADLVEAREPFTLYLVVPPSDIVRTKPLVRLVLNQIGRRLTEALENERRRHRLLLMLDEFPALGRLDFFESQLAFMAGYGIRSFLIAQSLNQIERAYGPNNAILDNCHVRVAFATNDERTAKRVSDALGTATEIRDSRNYAGHRLSPWLGHLMVSRQETARPLLTPGEVMQLPPTDEIVLVSGCPPIRARKARYYEDRQLRERVVTPPDPPTAGSQAGVLDDWTSVKPVARNDGRAAAAPTDDADGGIRREPTLPQHEQIAPEPGPPPEKEFVFAEDEQDDDAARTRTLAANTRRIARQAALDPDDGIAL; encoded by the coding sequence ATGACCGCGACGAAGATCCTCTGGGGCCAGGTGCTGGTCGTCATGCTGATCGTGCTCGCCGCGGTCTGGGGCGCGACGCAGTGGGTCGCCTGGCGCCTCGGCTACCAGGCGCAGCTCGGGCAGCCGATGGATGTCTGGGCGGGCGTGCCGGTCTACCCGCCGCCCGCCTTCTTCCTGTGGTGGTACTGGTACGACGCCTACGCGCCGCGGGTTTTCTACGAGGGCGCCATCATCTCCGCGGCCGGTGGCTTCGCGGCGATCGGCGTTGCCATCGGCATGTCCGTCTGGCGCGCCCGCGAAGCGCGGGACGTGACCACCTACGGCTCGGCGCGCTGGGCGACGGAGAGGGAAGTCCGCGAGGCCGGGCTGCTCGCCCCGGACGGCGTCGTACTCGGCTGGTTCGCGCAGTGCTATCTCCGCCATGACGGGCCGGAGCACGTGCTGTGCTTCGCACCGACGCGCTCGGGCAAGGGCGTGGGCCTCGTGGTGCCGACGCTACTGACCTGGCCGGGCTCGGCCATCGTCCACGACATCAAGGGTGAGAACTGGCAGCTCACCGCCGGCTGGCGGGCGCGCTTCGGTCGCGTGCTGCTGTTCGACCCCACCAACCCGGCGAGCGCGGCCTACAACCCGCTGCTCGAGGTCCGCCGCGGCGACAGCGAGGTCCGCGACGTCCAGAACATCGCCGATATCCTGGTCGACCCCGAGGGCGCCCTGGAACGGCGGAATCATTGGGAGAAGACCAGCCACTCCCTCCTGGTCGGCGCCATCCTGCACGTGCTCTACGCCGAGGACGACAAGACACTCGCCGGCGTCGCGGGCTTCCTCTCCGATCCCCGCCGCCCGATCGAGCGCACACTGGCCGCGATGATGACGACGCCGCATCTGGGCGACCGGCCCCACCCCGTCGTGGCCTCCGCCGCGCGCGAGCTGCTCAACAAGTCGGACAACGAACGATCCGGCGTGCTCTCGACCGCGATGAGCTTCCTCGGCCTTTACCGCGATCCGGTCGTCGCGCAGGTCACCCGCCGATGCGATTGGCGGATCGCCGACCTGGTCGAGGCCCGCGAGCCGTTCACACTCTACCTCGTCGTCCCACCCTCGGACATCGTGCGGACGAAGCCGCTGGTGCGGCTCGTGCTGAACCAGATCGGCCGCCGGCTGACGGAAGCGCTCGAGAACGAGCGACGCCGCCACCGCCTCCTGCTGATGCTCGACGAGTTTCCTGCCCTCGGACGCCTCGACTTCTTCGAGAGCCAGCTCGCCTTTATGGCGGGCTACGGCATCCGGTCCTTCCTGATCGCGCAGTCGTTGAACCAGATCGAGCGCGCCTACGGGCCGAACAACGCGATCCTCGACAATTGTCATGTCCGCGTTGCCTTTGCGACGAATGACGAACGCACGGCCAAGCGCGTCTCCGACGCGCTCGGCACGGCGACCGAGATCCGCGACAGCCGGAACTATGCGGGTCACCGCCTGTCGCCATGGCTCGGCCACCTCATGGTCAGCCGCCAGGAGACGGCACGGCCGCTGCTGACGCCCGGCGAGGTGATGCAGCTCCCGCCGACGGACGAGATCGTCCTGGTGTCGGGCTGCCCGCCGATTCGCGCGCGGAAGGCACGCTACTACGAGGACCGGCAGCTTCGTGAACGTGTGGTGACGCCGCCTGACCCCCCGACGGCTGGGTCGCAGGCGGGCGTTCTGGATGATTGGACCTCCGTCAAACCCGTTGCCCGCAACGACGGGAGGGCAGCCGCCGCTCCGACGGACGATGCCGACGGTGGCATCCGCCGGGAACCCACGCTGCCCCAGCACGAGCAGATCGCGCCGGAGCCCGGGCCGCCGCCCGAGAAGGAGTTCGTCTTCGCGGAGGACGAGCAGGACGACGATGCCGCGCGCACCCGTACCCTTGCTGCCAACACCCGCCGCATTGCACGCCAGGCCGCACTGGACCCTGATGA